From the genome of Leishmania major strain Friedlin complete genome, chromosome 35:
atgcagcgcagcagctgctgcaaaACGAAAAGTTCCTGGAACTCTTTCAGCGAGCACtgggcaacggcggcggcaacggcaatGGTGGAGACATTAGTGACATGCTCCAGTCTATGCCCGAGGAGGGCGATCCAAAGCGGGAGGAGTGGCTGCGCACTCTGCAGTCACGCCTGCAGGAGGAAGCGACCAAGGAGGCGAAAGAGGACCTGGAGCAGGTGCACAGCGACGAGCAGGGTCAGTGGATGTTTGTCTTGCCGGACCCCGGGTTCTGTATTAAGACCAacgtcgccggtggcgcgAAGGTGTTCATTAAcgtgtgccagcacgcacgcatcgGGGAGCCAGTGCCCATGGAACCAGAGAATGGAAGCGCTGGTCAGGGTGACACCGCGGAGATGCGCTACCGCATCCCGATCAGCTGCGGCCAAGCGCGGCCCGGCAAGGACAAGGGTGGAAAACCCTGCAAGGTGTACGACGTCATCGTCAACCCGTCCACaatgcagcgctgcggcaaGGATCACGAGTTCCGTCGCTTCGTGGCTGCACTGTGCATGCAATGGATTAAGCAGAAATCTGAGCCTACCCTGAACGCCGACGAGTTCCGAAACCTCAGCTTTAAATGTAAAGGCAAGCTTGAGCCGCAGCGCATTCGTCTCTCGACGCAGCCGAAGGAGCGCAACGTGATGGGAGACGAAATCCGCCTGCCGACCGCCGCGGGTAGCGCCACAGCGCCGTCACAGGTGACCGGGTCGCAGGGAAACGGCAAGCTAATCCAGGAGGTGCTTCCACCCACTAACACCAACGCGGGCCCCTCTGCAAGTTCGACGGAGGCAGCGACGCCCGGCACCGCTGCATTGAAGCCGGAGCCAGTCGTCAAGAGTGTGATCGCTGAGGGAGTGTACAGTTGGGCACTGCACAAGAGGCCTACGTCGAACCCGTACTTCAAGGAGAACGTGCCTTCTTACTTCGCCATCACGCTCTACTTACCAGGAGTCCAAACAATCCGCGAGGTCGACGTCCGCATCGGCTACCGGCGAGTGGATTGCTACTATATTGACGAGGTggccgacggcgaggagcgcgacgaggaggcggcggcatcagCTGAGGGTGGTGAGCGTGGGGCGGCTGCGGCCAACAAAGGGTCTGGTGCCTCGCCGTTTCTCTCTTTGACCCTCGACTACCCCGTGTCCGATGACGTGGTGGAGGCCAAGTACGTGCGGAAAACGTCACTGCTGAAGCTGAAGCTGGCGGTGCAACTGCCCGACGAGATGCAGGCTCCTGCCACTCGACCGGACCGCGACGTAACAGAGGTCgagatggaggagcagcagcgcgaccaTTTGGCGCGCGAAGAGGAATGGGCCGCCGCCAAGGCGAGAAATGAGCGTcggcagcaggaggaggccgcggTAATGGCAGAGCGGCGTAGCTACGTTGAAAATTTGTCCGCTGTGAAATCGGGCGACATCCCGCCCATCATTCGGGATGAGGTGGATCAGATGCCGCGCGAGCAACTGCCGGGCATGCTTTACCGATTGGAGAGGCGCATCCGTAAAGGTGACTCCATCGATATGTTGCTGGAAAAGCTGCCGGAGCCGATGCTGAACGCGTTGATCGACTACATTTGCGAGAAACTGTCGCTGGAGCCGCGTCAGCGTAAGGCGTCCGCAGTCAAAGGAGAGCACCACACAGCATCTTCATCGTCGTTACATGAAGGGAatcccaccgctgccgtctcgCCGTTGGCGGCCaaagctgctgaagctgaaGACTCGAACAAGCGGCCGCCAACTGAGAGCCAGCCGGCAATGCAAGTGTTTCACGCGACGACGCAGTCCGAGGCGCTCTTCGGCGTTCAACTTCACAACCGGTACCTCTTCGCACTTGATTGATTGACAAGGCGttggcgagagagagggagagagcacaGTTGCTCTTTCCTCTCGGTTTGGTTTCCTGCCGCAGTCATTTAGCGGAGGCTTCCCTTGTCGTTCAAAGTTTGCCATCTTGCTGTCTATGATGTACAGACAATAGTGGCGTGCAACATCCTCTCACCACCGCTGAGAAAGTCGAAAggcatgcatgcgtgccTCGCAGCCAGACATGCGGAGACGTCAAGCTCTGCACACATGGGGGCGCTCGCCTCGCCTTGGAAGTGCGTAGCAGAGAGATACCGAACGTGCGTGCCAGATCCGCGACGGAGATTGTCAGAGCACTGCGCTGCGCACTGCGCTCCGAAAGGCAAGAAGACGGTTTCCGTCTGCCACAAGTGTTGCATGGGCacgcaaagaaaaagaaagcaaATGGCAGCGCAACCGCCGACACGCATGCGAACTTCTTTCCCCTCCACTTTCTCTTGTCGTCTTGCCTCATTGCGTCAGTGCCGTATAGGTGCGGTTTCTCACCACGCGAGGACGTTTCTGCGTCGCTAATCGCGGGCACGGCCAAGTGACTAGCACCCGCTCTTCTCCTTACTGTGTATTCCATCCGCACTCACGAACGTGTACGCCATCCTCGCACCCCTGTCGTGCGATTGGGCTCTGCAGTCTGGAGAACAGATACCACCCATTCGCTCCACGaataccaccaccaccacaaacacacacacacacacacacaagagcagcaaacaaaacactaacacacgaaaagaaatatatatatagatatatgtatatatttCATTTGTTTTATATACAGCGAGCGAGCTCCTCAACACTCTCGAACACATCGCACAAGCCTGTTCGTATTCACCTCATCTCCTCACCCTTTTCTTCCGTTCTTCATCTTTTTCTTTCCAGTCCTCCGCATCGTTGAGTACACACTCACTCACACGAGCAACATAATTCTTTTGGTTGTCGTGTTTTTCTACTGCTTTTCCTTGTCGCCTGTGTCGCTTCGTGGGTGTCGTCGGCTTTACTCTCGTCGCTCTCGCGCGCGTTTGCGGTCTTGTTGTGAAACGGCGGTTTCTCTGAGTTGTGTGTTCAAACTCAGGGCCCCATCCCAGCCGCTTTTGCTTTGGTTGTATTCAAGCGTAGAAGTCGAAGACGGTCTTGCGTCTCTGTCCGCACCCAGAGATCTACTCGTCTCTGTTCGTTTTTCTAGCCGCGTTTTCTGTGGTTTCTGCGAGCAATGCTTCGCCACACGTGtctcgcacgcgtgcacctctTCAGCGCGCTGGTGCCGCAGGTAAAGGTGCAAGCGCCGCACTTCTTGTCGGCAGAGGGCGTGGCCACGGCCAAGGTCGCGCTCGAGGAGCGTAAGTCGTACATGGACTACCCCGAACTCGTTGAGTGCATCGATGCACTTGGCAACATCGACAGCGCGCTCAAAATGAGTGACGTGGCGAAGAAACTAAGTAAGTGTGTCGACGCTCTGCGTGCTCAGCTGTACCGCAAGGACTCGACCGATCCACGACGGCGGCTGGAGCTTCACGAGGCCGTGATGGCGGCGGGCTTCTATGAGCGTGTCATTAGCGTGACTCAGctggagggagaggggatTCGCTACGTTATGAACCACTTCAACTTCGACGTGCGTCGCGACACGCTGATCACGCGAAAGGTGCATGAGACGCTTGCggaagagaagaaaacaaCGCCAGAGTCAGAGCAGCTTCTACGCGACTTGCTACTTCTTGAGCGTCGCCTCACTGGCAAGTACCGCTTCTCGCAGCTAGGGGGTCGCCGCTGGTTCGCGCTCGGCATGCCGCTCTCCGAGATCAAGACGGAGAAAGAGGCGCGGCGTCTCCTTGACATTAGCGTCATCAAGAAAGACGGCAACTTTACTCTTTGTGAGGTGGATTCGGAGAAGTTGTGGAAGACTATCACAATCAAACCAAACGAGGAGCCGCACGTCACGTTCGCGGAAGCAGGGAACATCTTCACGGATATTCGCGAAACCGACATGATCTTTGAGCTGCGCGTGCAAaagccgcagacgccgccAGATTTCTGGGAGCGGCTCCGCGAaacgctgctgcgctactGGGTGCTGTGGTTTGCGGCGTGGGTGACTTTTTTCATGGTGGATGAGGAGATTATCACGCTGGTTGCGCTGATCTTCATGAAGCACTGGCAGACGAAGatgctcgaggaggaggcgcaaaAGACGGGCGGCAAGGTGTACATCGCATCGGCCGTGGGTCGCTCTCGAGAGTGATGGCAGCGATTGGGGCTCGTCGATGAATttggtgtctgtgtgttgcACACGGTGTTGATATGGGAGTGCGGGGTGATGGCGCGTTCTCTTGTATTCTGTAAGTTTGTATGATGATGATATCACATCGtatcatatatatatatatatataggcaTATGTATGTACATATTTTCTTTTAAAAGGGGATTGTTGTCGCTGACTTTTTTGAATTGCATCTCTCTGCATTCGCGCCGCTCCCGTTTCCCTGCCGCCGTCCTGTATCTTCTTCTGCTATGATTCAGGGTGGCTCCCGCGTTGTCGACGATGCCAAGGAGCAGAAGGGCTGTGGAAGCGGGGCCGCTGCACGGTTCGTTTTCAGACACACAATAAAACGCTCCTCCATGATCAAAAGACCCGTACAAATCTCGTCTAAAGTGCGCACAGAGAAgaaggcgacgctgctgagATCATGGAAGTGCCGCGCACTCTCACTCTCCGCGAAGTCCCTGCCTGCTGTTTCGTCTCTCGCGTTTTATAGCTTCGTCATGGTTGGGCTTCTCATCTTACGCAGCAGATCGCTCGATGCTTCGTGTACGTTCCTAGTGCTTTTAGCGCCTTCGTATATCTCCCTTTGCCTCCCTAGCCGCTTTACCTGCTGGCTGGGACCTTCTATGCCTCCATGTCTCGTTGTGCCCTGCATGTGTCTGAGCACGCTTCCCTCCCACATTTCCGACCAATCGactctcctcctctcactTTAACCTACGCGTTCCCTCGCACCGTGCCCTTCAGTGGGGTTTCTTTGCTTTCACCTATCCTCGATCTCTCTTGGcacgcgtgtctgcgtgcgggTCCTTTGCAGACGGCTGTCAGAGCAGGCTCTGTCTCGGCATTACTCACAGTCCTTGTCTTACTTATTTTCTGTGGACAGCGATCGGCTTGATCTGCTTATGGGCGCCAGCGCCCCCAAATCAGCCCTTCCCTTGCTCGTCTTATTCCCTACCTCTCTTAACTGTTGCTCATCATAGTGGGCGTATACGCAACGTGCATTCCCGCATCGAAAGACTCGAGCGAAGGCGCACCAAACGATAGAAAG
Proteins encoded in this window:
- a CDS encoding conserved hypothetical protein (previous protein_id=AAZ14658.1), with amino-acid sequence MNPNDAAQQLLQNEKFLELFQRALGNGGGNGNGGDISDMLQSMPEEGDPKREEWLRTLQSRLQEEATKEAKEDLEQVHSDEQGQWMFVLPDPGFCIKTNVAGGAKVFINVCQHARIGEPVPMEPENGSAGQGDTAEMRYRIPISCGQARPGKDKGGKPCKVYDVIVNPSTMQRCGKDHEFRRFVAALCMQWIKQKSEPTLNADEFRNLSFKCKGKLEPQRIRLSTQPKERNVMGDEIRLPTAAGSATAPSQVTGSQGNGKLIQEVLPPTNTNAGPSASSTEAATPGTAALKPEPVVKSVIAEGVYSWALHKRPTSNPYFKENVPSYFAITLYLPGVQTIREVDVRIGYRRVDCYYIDEVADGEERDEEAAASAEGGERGAAAANKGSGASPFLSLTLDYPVSDDVVEAKYVRKTSLLKLKLAVQLPDEMQAPATRPDRDVTEVEMEEQQRDHLAREEEWAAAKARNERRQQEEAAVMAERRSYVENLSAVKSGDIPPIIRDEVDQMPREQLPGMLYRLERRIRKGDSIDMLLEKLPEPMLNALIDYICEKLSLEPRQRKASAVKGEHHTASSSSLHEGNPTAAVSPLAAKAAEAEDSNKRPPTESQPAMQVFHATTQSEALFGVQLHNRYLFALD
- a CDS encoding conserved hypothetical protein (previous protein_id=AAZ14659.1), whose amino-acid sequence is MLRHTCLARVHLFSALVPQVKVQAPHFLSAEGVATAKVALEERKSYMDYPELVECIDALGNIDSALKMSDVAKKLSKCVDALRAQLYRKDSTDPRRRLELHEAVMAAGFYERVISVTQLEGEGIRYVMNHFNFDVRRDTLITRKVHETLAEEKKTTPESEQLLRDLLLLERRLTGKYRFSQLGGRRWFALGMPLSEIKTEKEARRLLDISVIKKDGNFTLCEVDSEKLWKTITIKPNEEPHVTFAEAGNIFTDIRETDMIFELRVQKPQTPPDFWERLRETLLRYWVLWFAAWVTFFMVDEEIITLVALIFMKHWQTKMLEEEAQKTGGKVYIASAVGRSRE